The following coding sequences are from one Syngnathus acus chromosome 14, fSynAcu1.2, whole genome shotgun sequence window:
- the nova1 gene encoding RNA-binding protein Nova-1 isoform X2, with amino-acid sequence MEEGEYFLKVLIPSYAAGSIIGKGGQTIVQLQKETGATIKLSKSKDFYPGTTERVCLIQGTVEALNGVHNFIAEKVREMPQSAQKPEPVSILQPQTTVNPDRIKQAKLIVPNSTAGLIIGKGGATVKAVMEQSGAWVQLSQKPEGINLQERVVTISGEPEQNRKAVEIIVQKIQEDPQSSSCLNISYSNVSGPVANSNPTGSPYANTAEVLPNAAAAAATASSLLGQAGLTGMGAFPATMSSFSGNDLLAITSALNTLASYGYNTNTLGLGLNPAAASGVLAAVAASANPAAAAAANLLASYASDASGGAGHPATGLGGFSLGSLAAATGASNGYLNASSPLMASSLLATEKLADGAKDVVEIAVPENLVGAILGKGGKTLVEYQELTGARIQISKKGEFIPGTRNRKVTITGSPAATQAAQYLISQRITYEQGVRATNPQKVG; translated from the exons ATGG AGGAGGGTGAATACTTCCTGAAGGTGCTGATTCCCAGCTATGCAGCCGGCTCTATCATCGGCAAGGGCGGCCAGACCATTGTACAACTACAGAAAGAGACGGGTGCCACCATTAAGCTGTCGAAATCCAAAGATTTCTACCCAG GAACAACAGAGCGCGTCTGTCTGATACAGGGTACCGTTGAAGCCCTCAACGGTGTCCACAACTTCATTGCCGAGAAAGTCCGCGAAATGCCCCAGAGTGCTCAGAAGCCAGAACCGGTCAGCATACTGCAGCCGCAGACCACCGTCAACCCCGACCGTATCAAACAG GCCAAACTGATTGTGCCCAACAGCACAGCTGGGCTGATTATTGGCAAGGGAGGAGCTACAGTGAAAGCGGTGATGGAGCAGTCAGGGGCTTGGGTGCAGCTCTCCCAGAAGCCGGAGGGCATCAACCTGCAGGAGCGAGTGGTAACAATCAGCGGGGAGCCTGAGCAGAACCGTAAGGCAGTAGAGATCATAGTCCAAAAGATCCAAGAGGACCCTCAGAGCAGCAGCTGCCTCAACATCAGTTATTCCAACGTCTCCGGGCCGGTCGCTAACTCCAACCCCACCGGATCCCCGTACGCCAACACGGCCGAGGTGCTGCCTAACGCAGCAGCGGCAGCCGCCACCGCCTCCAGTCTTCTGGGCCAGGCCGGCTTGACAGGAATGGGAGCCTTCCCTGCCACCATGTCTAGCTTCTCTGGCAACGACCTCCTGGCCATCACATCAGCCCTCAACACGCTGGCCAGCTACGGCTACAATACCAACACCTTGGGCTTGGGCCTTAACCCCGCAGCAGCCTCCGGTGTCCTCGCCGCAGTCGCGGCCAGCGCTAACCcggcggccgccgccgcagctAACCTCTTAGCCTCCTATGCTAGCGACGCCTCCGGCGGCGCCGGCCACCCGGCAACGGGGCTGGGCGGTTTCTCCCTGGGTTCTCTCGCGGCCGCTACAGGTGCTTCCAACGGTTACCTAAACGCTTCGTCCCCACTGATGGCCTCCTCCCTATTAGCCACAGAGAAGCTCGCAGACGGAGCCAAGGACGTGGTTGAAATTGCTGTACCCGAAAATCTGGTGGGTGCCATTTTGGGCAAAGGAGGAAAAACGCTGGTCGAGTACCAGGAGCTAACAGGAGCCCGCATCCAGATCTCCAAAAAGGGAGAGTTCATCCCTGGTACTCGGAACCGTAAAGTCACCATAACAGGGTCGCCAGCAGCTACACAAGCAGCGCAGTATCTGATCAGCCAGCGGATCACGTATGAGCAGGGCGTGCGTGCTACCAACCCGCAAAAAGTGGGTTAA
- the capns1a gene encoding calpain small subunit 1a: MSFASKFIGGLINVIGNIDPAAFMPSEPPPPRRPIAYAEQHESDEEKQFRRVFQQLAGDDMEVSPAELMNILNKIIGKHGDLKTDGFSIESCRSMVAVMDSDSTGKLGFHEFKYLWNNIKKWQGVYKSYDTDGSGVIGADELPNAFKAAGFPLSEQLFQMIIRRYSDESGNLDFDNYIGCLVRLDAMCRAFKTLDKDNNGTIKVNVQEWLQLTMYS, encoded by the exons ATGTCATTTGCCAGTAAATTCATCGGTGGCCTCATCAATGTCATCGG CAACATCGACCCGGCCGCGTTCATGCCCTCGGAACCT CCTCCACCTCGCAGACCGATCGCATACGCCGAGCAGCATGAGAGCGATGAGGAGAAACAGTTCCGCAGAGTCTTCCAGCAACTGGCCGGAGAT GACATGGAAGTGAGTCCCGCTGAACTCATGAACATCCTCAACAAAATTATTGGAAAAC atGGAGATCTGAAGACGGATGGTTTCAGTATTGAGTCTTGCAGAAGCATGGTGGCAGTCATGGAT AGTGACAGCACTGGAAAACTCGGCTTCCATGAATTCAAATACTTGTGGAACAACATCAAGAAATGGCAG GGAGTGTACAAGTCCTACGATACAGATGGCTCTGGGGTGATTGGGGCGGATGAATTGCCCAATGCTTTCAAAGCTGCTg GCTTTCCTCTGAGTGAGCAGCTGTTCCAGATGATCATTCGCAGGTATAGCGACGAGAGcggcaacttggattttgacAACTACATTGGCTGTCTCGTAAGGCTGGACGCCATGTGCC GTGCCTTTAAAACGCTGGATAAGGACAACAACGGGACTATCAAAGTCAATGTTCAGGAG TGGCTTCAGTTGACCATGTATTCTTGA
- the zgc:153990 gene encoding nuclear apoptosis-inducing factor 1 isoform X1 has protein sequence MSSTLLFNQDSVIRFKKRKARFTFSEVHILLDEVRKHRSVIVGKFNRGVPTDVKKRTWAEIAARVNEIGECQREVIEVIKKWSDLKCDTKRKVAAMRSGKVPNRGINSRLSKDLNQTEKVVLQILEMDQEDQINSDFGPLCDDDDDVEEMDEDDMVGMQSSPNGADESSRPPAMSQSSGGFAQSGDSSHTAFDVQFEIPVSEDWDDDSKNDTLPSSLPNKPRGDHQGKNGLHKQEQAHTSSGVSTLTASIPFSGLPSANVRESMLQNASASLQEQHATNVLLETVSRSLELLSESVQQLAETQQEFVRESLQLQRETVQVLRDFTGSTITLMHDKLNGRPAL, from the exons ATGTCTTCAACGTTACTCTTCAACCAAGACAGTGTCATACGCttcaagaaaaggaaagcacgTTTCACATTCAGTGAGGTCCACATACTTTTAGATGAAGTGAGGAAACATCGCTCTGTGATTGTGG GAAAATTCAACCGTGGCGTGCCAACAGATGTGAAGAAGCGCACATGGGCTGAAATTGCAGCTCGTGTCAATGAGATCGGCGAGTGTCAGCGAGAGGTCATTGAGGTCATTAAGAAATGGTCAGACCTGAAGTGTGACACCAAGCGCAAAGTTGCTGCCATGCGGTCAGGCAAGGTGCCAAACCGGGGCATCAACTCGCGTCTCTCTAAAGACCTGAACCAAACCGAGAAAGTCGTGCTCCAGATTCTGGAGATGGATCAGGAAGATCAGATCAACAGTGACTTCGGCCCTCTTtgcgacgacgacgacgacgttGAAGAAATGGACGAGGACGACATGGTTGGAATGCAGAGTTCGCCGAACGGTGCTGACGAATCATCTCGGCCTCCGGCAATGTCCCAATCTTCAGGTGGATTTGCACAGTCAG GGGACTCATCACATACTGCCTTTGACGTGCAGTTTGAAATACCTGTATCAGAAG acTGGGATGATGACTCCAAAAACGACACGCTTCCTTCAAGTTTACCAAATAAACCAAGAGGGGATCACCAAGGAAAGAACGGCCTCCATAAACAAGAACAAGCTCATACTTCCTCTGGCGTTTCAACCTTGACAGCCTCAATTCCATTCAGCGGTCTGCCCAGCGCAAACGTGAGGGAAAGCATGCTACAAAATGCTTCGGCCAGCCTCCAGGAGCAGCATGCCACCAACGTCCTGCTGGAAACGGTTTCCCGCTCGCTGGAGCTTCTGTCCGAGTCGGTGCAGCAGCTTGCGGAAACTCAGCAGGAATTTGTGCGCGAGTCCCTGCAGCTCCAACGAGAAACTGTCCAGGTGCTTCGAGACTTTACGGGCAGCACCATCACGCTCATGCACGATAAGCTCAACGGACGGCCAGCGTTATAG
- the zgc:153990 gene encoding nuclear apoptosis-inducing factor 1 isoform X2 has product MSSTLLFNQDSVIRFKKRKARFTFSEVHILLDEVRKHRSVIVGKFNRGVPTDVKKRTWAEIAARVNEIGECQREVIEVIKKWSDLKCDTKRKVAAMRSGKVPNRGINSRLSKDLNQTEKVVLQILEMDQEDQINSDFGPLCDDDDDVEEMDEDDMVGMQSSPNGADESSRPPAMSQSSGDSSHTAFDVQFEIPVSEDWDDDSKNDTLPSSLPNKPRGDHQGKNGLHKQEQAHTSSGVSTLTASIPFSGLPSANVRESMLQNASASLQEQHATNVLLETVSRSLELLSESVQQLAETQQEFVRESLQLQRETVQVLRDFTGSTITLMHDKLNGRPAL; this is encoded by the exons ATGTCTTCAACGTTACTCTTCAACCAAGACAGTGTCATACGCttcaagaaaaggaaagcacgTTTCACATTCAGTGAGGTCCACATACTTTTAGATGAAGTGAGGAAACATCGCTCTGTGATTGTGG GAAAATTCAACCGTGGCGTGCCAACAGATGTGAAGAAGCGCACATGGGCTGAAATTGCAGCTCGTGTCAATGAGATCGGCGAGTGTCAGCGAGAGGTCATTGAGGTCATTAAGAAATGGTCAGACCTGAAGTGTGACACCAAGCGCAAAGTTGCTGCCATGCGGTCAGGCAAGGTGCCAAACCGGGGCATCAACTCGCGTCTCTCTAAAGACCTGAACCAAACCGAGAAAGTCGTGCTCCAGATTCTGGAGATGGATCAGGAAGATCAGATCAACAGTGACTTCGGCCCTCTTtgcgacgacgacgacgacgttGAAGAAATGGACGAGGACGACATGGTTGGAATGCAGAGTTCGCCGAACGGTGCTGACGAATCATCTCGGCCTCCGGCAATGTCCCAATCTTCAG GGGACTCATCACATACTGCCTTTGACGTGCAGTTTGAAATACCTGTATCAGAAG acTGGGATGATGACTCCAAAAACGACACGCTTCCTTCAAGTTTACCAAATAAACCAAGAGGGGATCACCAAGGAAAGAACGGCCTCCATAAACAAGAACAAGCTCATACTTCCTCTGGCGTTTCAACCTTGACAGCCTCAATTCCATTCAGCGGTCTGCCCAGCGCAAACGTGAGGGAAAGCATGCTACAAAATGCTTCGGCCAGCCTCCAGGAGCAGCATGCCACCAACGTCCTGCTGGAAACGGTTTCCCGCTCGCTGGAGCTTCTGTCCGAGTCGGTGCAGCAGCTTGCGGAAACTCAGCAGGAATTTGTGCGCGAGTCCCTGCAGCTCCAACGAGAAACTGTCCAGGTGCTTCGAGACTTTACGGGCAGCACCATCACGCTCATGCACGATAAGCTCAACGGACGGCCAGCGTTATAG